Proteins encoded in a region of the Planococcus shixiaomingii genome:
- the rnc gene encoding ribonuclease III, which translates to MAMKKKATHQKLGVLRESERAAFDQLQQELNIAFKQPALLYQAFTHSSYVNEHRRRHYTDNERLEFLGDAVLELSVSHYLYMKYPQMSEGELTKLRAAIVCEPSLVLFANELNFGKYILLGKGEELTGGRTRPALLADVFESFIGALYLDQGLEPVVAFLEVVLFPKVEIGAFSHVMDYKSQLQELVQQKNNGALTYEIIDEKGPAHSRIFVTRVSLADKELGIGNGRSKKEAEQQAAQLAIRKLQEALED; encoded by the coding sequence ATGGCAATGAAGAAAAAAGCGACCCATCAAAAATTAGGAGTGCTAAGAGAAAGTGAACGCGCAGCTTTTGATCAGCTCCAGCAAGAATTAAATATAGCCTTTAAGCAACCTGCATTGCTTTATCAAGCATTCACCCATTCATCTTATGTGAATGAGCATCGAAGAAGACATTATACCGATAACGAACGCCTCGAATTTTTAGGCGATGCTGTTTTGGAATTGTCGGTATCTCATTATTTATATATGAAATACCCGCAAATGAGTGAAGGGGAATTGACCAAGCTGCGAGCAGCGATAGTCTGCGAACCTTCACTTGTACTATTTGCCAATGAACTGAATTTCGGCAAGTATATTCTTCTTGGAAAAGGCGAAGAACTGACAGGCGGAAGAACACGCCCAGCGCTATTGGCAGATGTTTTTGAATCGTTTATCGGGGCATTGTATTTGGATCAGGGCTTGGAACCTGTAGTGGCATTTTTGGAAGTGGTGTTGTTTCCAAAAGTGGAAATCGGTGCTTTTTCGCATGTGATGGATTATAAAAGCCAGTTGCAGGAACTGGTGCAGCAAAAAAATAACGGTGCATTGACTTATGAAATAATTGATGAAAAAGGACCTGCGCATAGCCGGATTTTTGTAACACGCGTTTCACTTGCGGACAAAGAACTGGGGATTGGAAACGGCCGGTCGAAAAAAGAGGCGGAACAGCAGGCTGCCCAACTGGCAATCCGTAAATTGCAGGAAGCTTTGGAGGATTGA